Proteins encoded within one genomic window of Komagataella phaffii GS115 chromosome 3, complete sequence:
- a CDS encoding Ferric reductase and cupric reductase has protein sequence MKVLLLLFMGCFFKLGSSKGISDETGAACLFVASNFSNYPFDCAQPDLEYKCRCLSPEFLGTVLLCIDDNTDEIDELTRAFDYIKEVCGVQGSKKYSFTQLIDVFDNATSHAIPVSVVNGLNKSQLHNPVIPDAQRFASSQESVRRLLNHRYKSTKYGVGLIGYWGLSLILATTNNVLQWCFPYIYMNMNGDTTRWLREHVICPQLISESHFRKNSRINTFVNSLLRSFPIRVQSITVAFYMALVTIFCTVDYQLYRPNSIFPWKNAQLFAYIADRTGILAITQLPMLILFSGRNNVLQLITGWPYRTFNIFHRWIARTVWILVLLHAVFYVAFTASCSNYRERWMINKWRWANTAFVAASISIFLSSRYFRRKCHQLFVSSHQILAIIFVLGCWYHCLTLGWMEFLYITVAIWALEYFSRFGKIMLSGGIVQGKCTLVLNKKLEPHSLRITVHHSGWWRSFPGAYSYLYFLKPKFFWQSHPFTILGPARQEDFNKLVFLIRIKNGITKKLGNYIMRQENLMCTLPMLVEGPYGSTIPFKAYQHSIFFAGGVGITVVYTFAMDLAHTYLADKAKNHSINVIWSAPTISAIEEFVDEIEALSRFEMVKVIIYLTRELEAILPIDDQELKIAPKEMGDPIELVNSCTDLSNNELVHLLDPLSTGSKELPTELNQRMNEIISTTEERVSPVEYDATREKLQNVFFRCKVNLGRRPSIKKELPGLLKLIPDTTAVVSCGPDKMNRDVRNAVAKSLREPNKGRIDYFEEELVW, from the coding sequence ATGAAAGtgctgttgttgctctTTATGGGATGCTTCTTTAAGCTGGGATCAAGTAAGGGGATCAGTGATGAAACTGGAGCTGCTTGTCTCTTTGTAGCTTCAAATTTCAGCAACTATCCATTTGATTGTGCTCAACCAGATCTAGAATATAAATGCCGATGCTTGAGCCCTGAGTTCTTGGGAACAGTTTTGCTCTGCATCGATGATAATactgatgaaattgatgaactCACTCGAGCCTTTGACTATATTAAGGAAGTCTGTGGTGTCCAGGGAAGTAAGAAGTACTCCTTTACTCAATTGATCGATGTATTTGACAATGCAACATCTCACGCAATACCTGTTTCAGTGGTGAATGGTTTGAACAAGTCACAGCTCCATAACCCAGTAATACCTGATGCTCAAAGGTTCGCATCTTCCCAGGAATCTGTTCGGCGTTTGTTGAACCACAGATATAAAAGCACAAAGTATGGCGTAGGATTAATTGGCTATTGGGGTTTGAGCTTGATTCTGGCCACTACAAACAATGTTTTACAATGGTGCTTTCCTTACATTTATATGAACATGAATGGAGACACTACTCGTTGGCTAAGAGAGCACGTAATTTGTCCTCAACTGATCTCGGAGAGTCATTTCAGAAAAAACTCTAGAATAAACACATTCGTGAACTCTTTGCTAAGAAGTTTTCCTATAAGAGTTCAATCAATAACAGTGGCATTCTACATGGCTCTGGTGACAATATTTTGCACTGTAGATTATCAACTATACCGCCCTAACTCAATATTTCCGTGGAAGAATGCTCAACTGTTTGCTTACATTGCTGATAGAACTGGTATTTTAGCAATTACGCAATTGCCGATGTTGATCTTATTTTCAGGAAGGAACAACGTACTTCAACTCATTACCGGATGGCCCTATCGAactttcaacatttttcacAGATGGATTGCTAGAACAGTTTGGATTCTTGTACTATTGCATGCCGTGTTCTATGTAGCCTTTACCGCATCTTGTTCCAATTATAGAGAACGTTGGATGATAAACAAGTGGAGGTGGGCTAACACAGCTTTTGTTGCCGCTTCAATATCCATATTTCTGAGCTCACGATACTTCAGACGAAAATGCCATCAGCTGTTCGTATCTAGTCATCAAATATTGGCAattatttttgttttgggATGCTGGTACCATTGCCTGACGTTGGGCTGGATGGAGTTTCTCTATATCACTGTAGCTATTTGGGCTCTAGAATACTTTTCtagatttggaaaaatcaTGCTTAGTGGTGGGATAGTTCAGGGTAAATGCACATTAGTCCTCAACAAAAAGCTTGAACCTCATTCCTTGAGAATCACAGTACATCATAGCGGTTGGTGGAGAAGTTTTCCTGGAGCGTATAGTTATCTTTACTTCCTAAAACCGAAATTTTTTTGGCAATCTCACCCATTCACCATTTTAGGGCCTGCGAGGCAggaagatttcaacaaattggtTTTTTTAATTCGTATCAAGAATGGAATTACCAAGAAACTCGGAAACTATATCATGAGGCAGGAAAACCTCATGTGCACGCTTCCCATGTTGGTTGAAGGACCATATGGCTCAACGATTCCGTTTAAGGCTTATCAAcattcaatattttttgcTGGAGGTGTAGGTATAACAGTGGTCTACACGTTTGCCATGGATCTGGCACATACATATCTTGCTGATAAGGCCAAGAATCATTCGATCAATGTAATCTGGTCAGCACCCACCATCTCTGcaattgaagagtttgtGGACGAGATTGAAGCACTGTCAAGGTTTGAAATGGTGAAGGTTATAATTTATCTGACTAGAGAACTTGAAGCCATTCTGCCCATTGACGACCAGGAGCTGAAAATTGCGCCAAAAGAAATGGGAGATCCTATTGAGTTGGTCAATTCGTGCACTGATTTGTCCAATAATGAGTTAGTACATCTTTTGGATCCACTCTCAACTGGCTCAAAAGAACTTCCAACTGAGCTGAATCAACGTATGAATGAAATTATTTCTACAACAGAGGAGCGAGTGTCACCGGTGGAGTATGATGCTACGAGGGAGAAGCTGCAGAATGTATTTTTCAGGTGTAAGGTTAACTTAGGAAGAAGGCCAAGCATCAAAAAAGAGCTCCCAGGATTATTGAAGCTTATTCCGGATACAACAGCTGTGGTTTCATGCGGTCCTGATAAAATGAACCGAGATGTCAGAAATGCGGTAGCTAAAAGTCTACGGGAGCCCAAT
- a CDS encoding Putative SCF-ubiquitin ligase F-box protein, which produces MTLDSQLQTLSIKSDGAVDLSKLDDKQRRAYDLFHQANEKEMEGAMSDAVELYRKAYKLDEKVDRWYRYQDITKQASPHNKNTIEKPAVDLELVKKINVQELLNSFNEDQITPEEENEPSPLHLLSDDLLIYIMELLCDADSSSWFYFAITCKKLSYLGFHNKSIWEKLCKIVYSRQRYDEDTPCSQDQICQNTWKGDWHLMLSQRPFLKFNGAYISIINYYREGGRPDMSNSWSNPIRCVTYYRFVRFYPDGTCQRLLTFLSPKIVVPRLNKNYHELGLENVFRGTWKMTMDGQVLITGEGSVEGYSFSETLQIKNLGRMKHHKLHWISAYFQNKDDGEMKHFSLAKERPFTFSRVKSYSV; this is translated from the coding sequence ATGACGCTTGATAGTCAACTCCAAACGCTTTCAATTAAAAGTGATGGAGCTGTGGACCTCTCAAAACTAGACGACAAGCAAAGAAGGGCCTATGATCTATTTCACCAGGCCaatgagaaagaaatggaGGGTGCAATGAGCGATGCTGTTGAGCTTTATAGAAAGGCCTATAAACTAGACGAAAAAGTTGATCGCTGGTACCGGTATCAAGATATTACGAAGCAGGCTTCTCCCCACAACAAGAATACCATAGAAAAACCGGCCGTTGACCTTGAACTAGTTAAAAAGATTAATGTTCAAGAGTTATTGAATAGTTTCAACGAAGATCAAATTACACCCGAGGAAGAAAACGAGCCGTCACCATTACATTTGCTTTCTGATGACTTGTTGATATATATAATGGAACTTCTATGCGACGCTGACTCATCCAGCTGGTTTTACTTTGCAATCACTTGCAAAAAACTATCGTATCTCGGGTTCCATAACAAATCAATTTGGGAGAAACTTTGTAAAATTGTTTATTCCAGACAACGGTACGATGAAGACACTCCCTGCAGCCAAGACCAAATATGTCAGAATACGTGGAAGGGCGATTGGCACCTTATGCTAAGTCAAAGaccttttttgaaattcaatGGTGCATATATAAGTATCATCAATTATTATAGAGAAGGGGGAAGGCCAGACATGTCAAACTCATGGTCAAACCCGATAAGGTGTGTTACTTATTATCGATTTGTGAGGTTCTATCCAGATGGTACATGCCAAAGGTTGTTGACGTTTTTAAGCCCCAAGATAGTTGTTCCAAGACTAAATAAAAATTATCACGAACTGGGCTTAGAGAATGTGTTTCGGGGCACTTGGAAGATGACCATGGATGGCCAAGTACTAATCACAGGGGAAGGCTCCGTGGAGGGATACAGTTTTTCAGAGACACTTCAGATCAAAAACCTGGGGCGAATGAAACATCACAAATTACATTGGATATCTGCATATTTCCAGAATAAAGATGATGGAGAAATGAAgcatttttctttggcaaaagAGAGACCATTCACTTTCAGTCGGGTCAAATCATACTCTGTGTAG
- a CDS encoding Phosphatidylinositol 3-phosphate [PI(3)P] phosphatase, translating to MEYIKIAQVPDAVLHKKGNTVKGVLHLTTHHLIFTLPQVETAPRGSQELWLCYPMIERVTFTKGSALLYAPDKDESFQLTKGANLRIICRDYTFLAFDFKDVKQCNDVFESLLKLTCVNSLENLYAFLYSPVKIEAPLNGWKIYEPVREFARQGLKLNSPNSSSEHPGDKMWRMSNINESYRVCTSYPSVIVTPASISNSVLHHASKFRSKGRMPALTYYHKYNGCSIIRCSQPLVGLKQNRSMQDEKLLLEVTKTNDASSVLIVDARPVANAIAQTALGAGSEIVEYYPNAKKVFLNIDNIHVIRDSLNKVTEALKNTDISMEPPNQDLLIKSGWLKLIYTVLTGLDMIVKSLHLNKQHLLLHCSDGWDRTSQLAALAQLLLDPYYRTLEGIMVLIEKDWLSFGHRFNERSGHLQSETKFVDNSEYSSTNQAQHAIKQVTTHFRHRKHVKYTSPIFHQFLDCIYQLLKQNPTIFEFNERFLRRLLYHLYSCQYGTFLYDSELERRQAKTIKGWMKLYIPIFRRFRFGTNCLDGLTRNSMVS from the exons ATGGAATACATCAAGATTGCACAGGTTCCTGATGCTGTGCTTCACAAGAAAGGTAACACCGTTAAAGGTGTGTTGCATTTAACCACTCATCACCTAATCTTCACTTTGCCACAAGTTGAAACAGCACCAAGAGGTTCGCAGGAGCTATGGTTGTGCTATCCTATGATTGAACGAGTCACTTTCACCAAAGGGTCTGCCTTATTATATGCGCCAGACAAAgatgaaagttttcaattgacCAAAGGTGCAAATCTGCGAATCATATGTAGAGATTATACTTTTTTGGCATTTGATTTTAAGGATGTCAAACAATGCAACGATGTCTTTGAGAGCTTGTTGAAACTTACATGTGTCAATTCCTTGGAGAACTTATATGCATTCTTATACAGTCCAGTTAAAATTGAGGCACCCTTAAATGGATGGAAAATATACGAACCTGTCAGGGAATTTGCACGTCAGGGTTTGAAGCTTAATTCTCCGAATAGCTCTAGTGAGCATCCCGGTGACAAGATGTGGAGAATGTCTAATATCAACGAGTCATACAGAGTTTGCACTTCATATCCAAGTGTAATTGTGACGCCAGCAAGCATATCTAATAGCGTTTTACATCATGCCTCAAAGTTCAGATCGAAAGGAAGAATGCCTGCCTTAACATACTATCACAAATATAACGGCTGTTCAATAATACGTTGCTCCCAACCTTTGGTGGGACTGAAGCAGAATAGGTCGATGCAAGATGAGAAACTTTTGTTGGAGGTCACGAAGACAAATGACGCCTCGTCTGTATTAATTGTGGACGCCAGGCCTGTAGCTAATGCAATCGCACAAACTGCCCTAGGAGCAGGTTCAGAAATTGTAGAATATTACCCCAATGCTAAAAAGGTgtttttgaacattgaCAACATACATGTTATCAGGGATAGTCTAAATAAGGTGACGGAAGCTTTAAAAAACACCGACATTTCCATGGAACCACCCAATCAAGATTTGTTGATAAAAAGCGGTTGGCTTAAGTTGATTTACACAGTACTGACCGGGCTAGACATGATTGTTAAGTCTCTACATTTAAATAAACAACACTTATTGTTGCATTGTTCTGATGGTTGGGATAGAACATCACAATTAGCAGCGCTAGCTCAATTGCTGCTGGATCCCTATTATCGTACACTAGAAGGAATCATGGTTTTGATAGAAAAGGACTggctttcttttggtcATCGATTCAACGAGAGATCTGGTCATTTGCAAAGTGAAACAAAATTTGTTGATAATTCGGAGTATAGCAGCACCAACCAGGCCCAACATGCCATTAAGCAAGTAACGACTCACTTTAGACATCGCAAACACGTCAAATATACTTCACCAATTTTCCATCAGTTCTTGGACTGTATCTATCAATTACTGAAGCAAAACCCAACAATATTTGAGTTCAACGAGCGATTTCTACGAAGGTTACTCTACCACCTCTACTCATGTCAATATGGAACATTTTTGTATGACTCAGAACTTGAACGAAGACAGGCAAAA ACTATAAAAGGTTGGATGAAGTTGTATATCCCGATCTTTCGAAGATTTCGTTTTGGTACGAACTGTTTGGACGGACTGACGAGGAACTCAATGGTTTCCTGA